In Quercus robur chromosome 11, dhQueRobu3.1, whole genome shotgun sequence, the following proteins share a genomic window:
- the LOC126706975 gene encoding uncharacterized protein LOC126706975 isoform X1, protein MALIKMVSEGAGDEVKMMIQKENTTYVRAITLRVTGSLITNVLLMWSIQYGLELATQTETYIGEECNFNAGIITMVLGFVLMFVEIHILVTMYLEFATEQWQEQEEENHQGMYLELAENLEQQEDLEQENDTYQEREMTIREVIVCLFVDVIIVFMLLWIIFTALGLTLEPIGDGQYSIHHYLIKSVVGNVTALIGFCYFAFGVGIAVELSSMLQPKEKKGSSIHEEHNTNLECLV, encoded by the exons ATGGTTAGTGAAGGAGCGGGGGACGAGGTGAAGATGATgatccaaaaagaaaataccaCATATGTACGTGCAATCACCCTGCGTGTAACCGGGTCTCTGATCACCAATGTCCTGCTAATGTGGAGCATTCAATATGGACTTGAACTTGCTACGCAAACTGAAACATATATTGGTGAAGAGTGCAATTTCAATGCTGGAATTATAACCATGGTCCTTGGTTTCGTCCTTATGTTTGTTGAAATTCACATTCTTGTAACCATGTATCTAGAATTTGCGACAGAACAGTGGCAGGAACAAGAGGAGGAAAATCACCAAG GAATGTATCTAGAATTGGCAGAAAATTTGGAGCAACAAGAGGACTTGGAGCAGGAAAATGACACTTATCAAG AAAGGGAGATGACAATCCGTGAAGTTATTGTCTGTCTTTTTGTGGACGTGATCATAGTCTTCATGCTATTGTGGATCATTTTCACTGCACTTGGACTTACATTGGAACCTATAGGAGACGGCCAATACTCTATACACCATTACCTAATAAAAAGCGTCGTTGGAAATGTCACAGCGCTCATCGGTTTCTGCTATTTTGCGTTTGGGGTGGGAATAGCAGTAGAACTGTCTAGCATGTTGCAGCcgaaagagaaaaagggaagcAGCATTCATGAAGAACACAACACAAATCTTGAGTGTCTTGTTTGA